A portion of the Edaphobacter lichenicola genome contains these proteins:
- a CDS encoding CsgG/HfaB family protein, with translation MNRPGASRTSRLPSKNVRTLLVLTLMGVCAVTSMVAQQQRRRIAVMSLDVSPDAKQKAASQFGMQNDLGATLADLIINRLVTDGKFIVIERAALDKIIKEQNFSNSDRADPSTAVKLGKIAGVDAIVIGSITQFGGESSKKATNIPIKIHGIPMPVANNQKTSTVTVGVTARMIDTSTGSILASATGSGTSTKTTTDSNTGGMTSTTTASDFATPAINDATTQAVTQVVTQIEAAPLPAVAAAPPPPPTPVVPRTSYTGAVADVSGTTLILTVGTTGGVKVGDTVLITRPTRKIKDPKTGAVIKVLSDKLGEAKITEADDKTATATYTGTAVIKVSDDISFQP, from the coding sequence ATGAACAGACCTGGGGCCTCCCGTACGTCTCGTCTTCCTTCTAAGAATGTCAGGACGTTGCTTGTACTGACGCTGATGGGTGTCTGTGCGGTGACCTCGATGGTTGCGCAGCAACAGCGCAGACGCATTGCTGTCATGAGTCTGGATGTTAGCCCTGACGCGAAACAGAAGGCGGCTTCCCAGTTCGGCATGCAGAATGATTTGGGAGCGACTCTCGCCGACTTGATCATCAACCGATTGGTCACTGATGGAAAATTCATCGTCATCGAACGGGCAGCGCTCGACAAGATCATCAAGGAACAGAACTTCTCGAATAGTGACCGAGCCGATCCAAGCACTGCTGTGAAGTTGGGAAAGATCGCCGGCGTGGATGCAATTGTGATCGGATCCATTACGCAGTTCGGTGGCGAATCGTCGAAGAAGGCTACGAACATTCCCATCAAGATTCATGGCATCCCTATGCCGGTGGCAAATAATCAAAAGACCTCTACGGTAACGGTTGGAGTTACAGCCCGGATGATCGATACCAGCACGGGCTCCATTCTCGCTTCGGCGACGGGCTCCGGGACATCGACCAAGACCACGACCGACTCGAACACCGGGGGCATGACCAGCACAACAACTGCGAGCGACTTTGCCACACCCGCGATTAATGACGCTACAACGCAGGCAGTGACCCAGGTGGTCACTCAGATTGAAGCGGCACCTCTACCGGCAGTAGCTGCAGCACCGCCACCACCGCCCACTCCTGTGGTTCCGCGGACCAGCTACACCGGCGCTGTTGCAGATGTCTCCGGTACGACGCTTATTCTCACTGTCGGGACCACGGGTGGCGTCAAGGTAGGCGACACGGTACTGATCACCAGACCTACGCGGAAGATTAAGGACCCCAAGACCGGAGCTGTTATCAAGGTGTTGAGCGACAAACTTGGAGAGGCAAAGATCACCGAAGCCGACGATAAGACAGCGACCGCAACGTATACCGGAACGGCGGTCATCAAGGTGAGTGACGATATAAGTTTTCAGCCTTAG